Proteins encoded in a region of the Triplophysa rosa linkage group LG14, Trosa_1v2, whole genome shotgun sequence genome:
- the get1 gene encoding guided entry of tail-anchored proteins factor 1 has protein sequence MATGFNWFLVLSSVFLCNLVKSSLPSISSCLSKLFQKDAEQETEMRTEIQSMRMELSTVSMMDEFARYARLERKINKMTDRLKTLVKSRTAQQAKMKWIVNIAFYILQAVLMISLILKYYADPVTVVPSKWISPLERLVAFPSGVTGGVGITCWLVVCNKVVAIGLHAVS, from the exons ATGGCTACCGGGTTTAACTGGTTTCTTGTGTTGagctctgtgtttttgtgcaacCTCGTGAAATCGTCCCTGCCGTCCATTTCTTCATGT CTGTCAAAGCTCTTTCAGAAAGATGCTGAACAGGAGACGGAGATGCGGACGGAGATCCAGAGCATGCGGATGGAGCTTTCCACCGTCAGTATGATGGATGAGTTTGCCAGATACGCTAGATTGGAGCGCAAGATCAACAAAATGACGGATCGGCTAAAGACTCTAG TCAAATCCAGAACTGCACAGCAGGCAAAAATGAAGTGGATTGTGAATATTGCATTTTACATTCTCCAG GCAGTGCTTATGATCTCTCTCATATTGAAGTATTATGCAGACCCAGTTACAGTGGTGCCCAGTAAATGGATTTCTCCACTAGAGAGACTGGTAGCTTTTCCATCTGGAGTCACAG GTGGTGTTGGAATCACATGCTGGCTAGTTGTCTGCAACAAGGTGGTTGCCATTGGTCTACATGCTGTCAGTTAA
- the hmgn1a gene encoding non-histone chromosomal protein HMG-14A-like, with protein MPKRSKANNDTEAAGPKRRSERLQTKPQTPEPKPKKAPAKGKKAKEVEKAKPKEKKEDAKPEAKSEEKTPAENGETEEAKNTDGEEEKQDQKEEAAK; from the exons ATGCCGAAAAGAAGCAAA GCTAACAATGACACTGAAGCAGCTGGG CCCAAAAGAAGGTCTGAGAGACTTCAAACT AAACCCCAAACACCTGAGCCCAAGCCAAAG AAGGCACCGGCAAAGGGCAAGAAAGCCAAGGAAGTAGAAAAGGCCAAACCAAAGGAGAAGAAAGAAGATGCAAAGCCAGAAGCAAAATCTGAGGAGAAGACCCCTGCGGAGAACGGAGAGACTGAGGAAGCaa AAAACACTGATGGGGAGGAAGAAAAGCAGGACCAGAAAGAGGAAGCTGCTAAATAA